The following coding sequences lie in one Lelliottia jeotgali genomic window:
- a CDS encoding putative small protein yjiX: MFGNLGEAKKYLGQAAKMLIGIPDYDNYVEHMQTNHPDKPYMTYKEFFRERQQARYGGDGKNGVRCC, encoded by the coding sequence ATGTTTGGTAACTTAGGCGAAGCAAAAAAATACCTCGGTCAGGCGGCGAAAATGCTGATTGGTATTCCGGACTATGACAACTACGTTGAACATATGCAGACCAACCATCCTGATAAACCGTACATGACCTACAAAGAATTCTTCCGCGAGCGCCAGCAAGCGCGCTACGGCGGCGATGGCAAAAACGGCGTACGCTGTTGCTAA
- a CDS encoding metal chaperone, involved in Zn homeostasis, GTPase: MTPIAVTLLTGFLGAGKTTLLRHILNEQHGFKIAVIENEFGEVSVDDQLIGDRATQIKTLTNGCICCTRSSELEDALLDLLDSRDRGDIEFDRLVIECTGMADPGPIIQTFFSHDILCQRYLLDGVIALVDAVHADEQMNQFTIAQSQIGYADRILLTKTDVAGESEKLRERLTRINARAPMYTVIHGDIDLAQLFNTNGFMLEENITATPRFHFIGDKQNDVTSIVVELDYPVDISDVSRVMENLLLSFADKLLRYKGMLWIDGEPNRLLFQGVQRLYSADWDRPWGDETPHSTMVFIGIQLPEEEIRAAFAALKA; the protein is encoded by the coding sequence ATGACCCCTATTGCAGTCACCCTGTTAACCGGCTTTCTCGGTGCAGGCAAAACCACCCTGCTACGCCACATCCTCAACGAACAGCACGGTTTCAAAATCGCCGTCATTGAAAACGAATTCGGTGAAGTTTCCGTCGACGATCAGCTGATTGGCGATCGCGCCACCCAGATCAAAACCCTGACCAACGGCTGCATCTGCTGCACCCGCTCCAGCGAGCTGGAAGATGCCCTGCTGGATCTGCTCGACAGCCGCGATCGCGGCGACATCGAATTTGACCGTCTGGTGATCGAATGCACCGGAATGGCCGATCCCGGCCCGATTATTCAGACCTTTTTCTCCCATGACATTCTCTGCCAGCGCTACCTGCTGGACGGCGTGATTGCCCTGGTCGATGCGGTCCACGCCGACGAACAGATGAACCAGTTCACCATCGCCCAGTCGCAGATTGGCTACGCGGATCGCATTCTGCTGACCAAAACCGACGTGGCGGGCGAGAGCGAAAAACTGCGTGAACGCCTGACGCGCATCAACGCCCGCGCGCCTATGTATACGGTGATTCACGGCGATATCGATCTCGCGCAGCTGTTCAACACCAACGGCTTTATGCTCGAAGAGAACATCACCGCTACACCGCGCTTCCACTTCATCGGCGATAAGCAAAACGACGTTACCTCGATCGTGGTCGAGCTGGATTACCCTGTGGACATCAGCGACGTCTCCCGCGTGATGGAAAACCTGCTGCTGTCGTTTGCCGACAAACTGCTGCGCTACAAAGGGATGCTGTGGATCGACGGTGAACCGAACCGCCTGCTGTTCCAGGGCGTGCAGCGCCTGTACAGCGCCGACTGGGACCGACCGTGGGGTGATGAAACGCCGCACAGCACGATGGTATTTATCGGAATACAACTTCCGGAAGAGGAAATCCGCGCAGCGTTTGCCGCACTCAAGGCCTAA
- a CDS encoding Xanthosine phosphorylase codes for MSHSIINDTPYEAVEILRQAKPGFTPRIAFILGSGLGVLADKLENKTVISYEKLPGFPVSTVIGHAGEVVMGSLHGVDLICMKGRGHFYEGVGMGIMTHAVRTFKLLGCEFMFCTNAAGSLNPNIPAGSLVALNDHINTMPSTPLVGPNDDRFGPRFFSLANAYDKDLREKLHHTAGDLGLTLHEGVFVSYPGPNFETAAEIRMMQNMGGDVVGMSVVPEVIVARHCGLKVLAVSAITNMAEGLSDVELSHEQTLKCAAMVTDDFVRLISQFVKNCR; via the coding sequence ATGTCTCATTCCATCATTAACGACACCCCGTACGAAGCCGTTGAAATCCTGCGTCAGGCCAAGCCCGGCTTTACCCCGCGCATCGCATTTATTCTCGGCTCCGGCCTCGGTGTGCTGGCGGATAAACTCGAAAACAAAACCGTCATCTCTTACGAAAAACTGCCGGGATTCCCGGTCAGTACCGTGATTGGTCATGCGGGTGAAGTGGTGATGGGCTCACTGCACGGCGTGGATCTCATCTGCATGAAGGGGCGCGGGCATTTCTACGAGGGTGTCGGGATGGGCATTATGACCCACGCGGTACGCACCTTTAAGCTGCTCGGCTGCGAATTTATGTTCTGCACCAACGCCGCCGGTTCGCTTAATCCGAACATCCCGGCAGGCAGCCTGGTGGCGCTTAACGATCACATCAACACCATGCCGTCCACGCCGCTGGTTGGGCCGAATGACGATCGTTTTGGTCCACGCTTCTTCAGCCTGGCAAATGCCTACGACAAAGATCTGCGCGAAAAACTGCACCACACGGCAGGCGATCTCGGCCTGACGCTGCACGAAGGCGTGTTCGTCTCCTACCCTGGGCCAAACTTCGAAACCGCTGCGGAAATCCGCATGATGCAGAACATGGGCGGCGATGTGGTCGGCATGTCGGTGGTGCCAGAAGTGATCGTCGCGCGCCACTGCGGCCTGAAAGTGCTCGCCGTATCAGCCATCACCAATATGGCGGAAGGCCTGAGCGATGTGGAGCTCTCACACGAACAAACCCTGAAATGCGCGGCGATGGTCACCGACGATTTCGTGCGCCTGATCAGCCAGTTCGTGAAGAACTGCCGCTAA
- a CDS encoding transcriptional regulator, which produces MTSPARSRSAERLVDILMELHLNGVVNRSDLMNKFKITERTVYRDLNALSPIVQHTGNGQYRLIHAAQNASGQGLHNAVANLLNADNYFPDRGTAFWQSLEARVEENHILILSNDAEHTVQNDIRRHLSAIEKSIKERHVCQLVYKGKTRLVKPYKLINKKNIWYLQATENDRLKSFSLSQISWLDIQKETFAPDADTAELLEKNLDPWVSEDTFEVKIFTNKIISHYFTRRDLLPEQELVTENDDGVTIRCQASHENQILPLIFYWLPNIQVLEPAWLRDKLFETLEGYMATATADVLE; this is translated from the coding sequence ATGACATCTCCAGCCCGCAGCCGCTCGGCTGAACGACTCGTCGATATTCTGATGGAGCTGCATTTAAACGGTGTGGTTAACCGCAGCGACTTAATGAATAAATTTAAAATTACCGAACGCACAGTATATCGCGACCTAAATGCCCTTTCACCTATTGTTCAGCATACGGGGAACGGCCAGTATCGCCTGATTCACGCGGCCCAAAATGCCAGCGGACAAGGCCTGCATAACGCGGTAGCTAACCTGCTGAATGCCGACAATTATTTCCCGGACAGAGGCACCGCATTCTGGCAGAGCCTTGAGGCGCGTGTTGAAGAGAATCATATTCTGATTCTTAGCAATGACGCCGAACACACCGTCCAAAATGATATTCGTCGCCATCTGTCGGCTATCGAAAAATCGATAAAAGAACGTCACGTTTGCCAGTTAGTTTATAAAGGCAAAACACGACTTGTTAAGCCGTACAAATTAATTAACAAAAAAAATATATGGTATTTACAAGCTACGGAAAATGACAGGCTCAAATCCTTTTCATTGAGCCAGATAAGTTGGCTCGATATTCAAAAAGAGACATTTGCGCCGGATGCCGATACCGCAGAATTACTTGAGAAGAATCTTGATCCGTGGGTCAGCGAAGATACTTTCGAAGTGAAAATATTCACCAATAAAATAATCTCTCATTACTTCACTCGCCGCGACCTGCTGCCGGAGCAGGAACTGGTCACGGAAAACGACGACGGCGTGACGATCCGCTGCCAGGCGTCGCATGAGAATCAAATTCTGCCGCTGATCTTCTACTGGCTGCCGAACATTCAGGTGCTGGAGCCTGCGTGGCTACGTGACAAACTCTTTGAAACGCTCGAAGGCTACATGGCAACAGCAACAGCAGACGTGCTCGAATAA
- a CDS encoding exported protein precursor, which yields MKKINFILLSVLTVTSGSALAMGASIEQGKNFTNLNIEMGKSTSGVYAESNWLKNTDDGTQTGGVGAGYNLEVGPAMLNAGAKAIYLGPKKGDNGVAFPVGGGVSVALTDSINVFGEGYVAPNGLNNSVKNYVEANGGVSWTPIKPVTLKVGYRHVSVDGKDGRPNHTLIDGAYVGGGVSF from the coding sequence ATGAAAAAGATTAACTTCATTCTGCTTTCTGTTCTGACCGTGACTTCTGGCTCCGCACTGGCAATGGGCGCTTCTATTGAGCAGGGTAAGAACTTCACCAATTTAAATATCGAAATGGGTAAATCCACCTCCGGTGTTTATGCCGAAAGCAACTGGCTTAAAAATACCGACGACGGCACCCAGACCGGTGGTGTTGGCGCAGGTTATAACCTGGAAGTTGGCCCAGCAATGCTAAATGCCGGTGCGAAAGCTATCTACCTCGGGCCGAAAAAAGGCGATAACGGCGTCGCATTCCCGGTCGGCGGCGGTGTAAGCGTTGCTCTGACCGACAGCATTAATGTGTTCGGTGAAGGTTACGTCGCACCTAACGGCCTGAACAACAGCGTGAAAAACTACGTTGAAGCCAACGGCGGCGTAAGCTGGACTCCGATTAAACCCGTCACGCTGAAAGTGGGCTACCGCCACGTGAGCGTTGATGGCAAAGACGGTCGTCCAAACCACACTCTGATTGACGGTGCCTACGTGGGCGGCGGCGTGAGCTTCTAA
- a CDS encoding Succinate-semialdehyde dehydrogenase (NAD), with protein MAYQTVNPANNKLIKEYKPHTDADVEAALKTADALYHSEWAKGAIEQRLPVLHKLADLIDSRSEELAKIASQEMGKLIEQSRGEVKLCAQIARYYADNAKQFLAPVKYKSELGDAWVEHHPIGVVMAVEPWNFPFYQLMRVLAPNLAAGNPVVAKHASIVPHCAEAFAHLVREAGAPDGAWTNLFISSDQVAKIIADPRVQGAALTGSEKAGSVVAAQAAKHIKKSTLELGGNDVFIVLDDADLKKAVKIGVNARLNNAGQVCTAAKRFIVHEKVADQFLTAFTEAFREVKIGDPLDEKTTLGPLSSKDALETLTKQVNEAVKNGAKLHFGGKPVEREGNFFEPTILTHISRENPAYFEEFFGPVAQFYVVKSDDEAVGLANDSNYGLGGAVFSQDIDRAKKMASRIETGMVYINWLTDTAAELPFGGVKRSGYGRELSDLGIKEFVNQKLVVVRR; from the coding sequence ATGGCTTACCAGACAGTGAATCCTGCTAACAACAAACTCATCAAAGAGTACAAACCTCATACCGATGCGGACGTCGAGGCAGCGCTGAAAACGGCGGATGCGCTTTACCATTCCGAGTGGGCGAAAGGGGCTATCGAACAGCGTCTGCCGGTGCTGCACAAGCTGGCGGATCTGATCGACAGCCGCAGCGAAGAGCTGGCGAAAATCGCCAGTCAGGAGATGGGGAAACTCATCGAGCAAAGCCGCGGGGAGGTGAAGCTCTGCGCGCAGATCGCCCGCTATTACGCGGATAATGCGAAGCAATTTCTGGCGCCTGTGAAGTACAAATCGGAGCTGGGTGACGCCTGGGTGGAGCACCATCCGATAGGCGTGGTGATGGCCGTGGAGCCGTGGAATTTCCCGTTCTATCAATTGATGCGCGTTCTGGCACCGAACCTGGCGGCGGGGAATCCGGTGGTGGCGAAACACGCCAGCATCGTGCCGCACTGTGCGGAGGCGTTCGCCCATCTGGTGCGAGAGGCCGGTGCGCCGGACGGGGCCTGGACCAATCTCTTTATCTCTTCGGATCAGGTCGCGAAGATCATTGCCGATCCGCGCGTGCAGGGCGCTGCACTGACCGGGTCTGAAAAGGCCGGGAGCGTGGTGGCGGCGCAGGCGGCGAAGCACATTAAAAAATCGACTCTCGAACTGGGTGGTAACGACGTGTTTATCGTTCTCGACGATGCGGATCTTAAAAAGGCAGTGAAGATCGGTGTTAACGCCCGACTCAACAACGCCGGGCAGGTGTGTACCGCCGCGAAGCGATTTATCGTTCATGAGAAAGTCGCGGACCAGTTCCTGACCGCGTTTACCGAGGCGTTCCGCGAGGTGAAGATCGGCGATCCGTTGGATGAGAAAACCACGCTGGGGCCGCTGTCATCGAAGGATGCGCTTGAGACGCTAACCAAACAGGTCAACGAGGCGGTGAAAAACGGGGCGAAGCTGCATTTCGGCGGCAAGCCGGTTGAGCGCGAAGGTAACTTCTTCGAGCCGACGATCCTGACCCATATATCACGCGAAAATCCGGCCTATTTCGAAGAGTTCTTCGGGCCGGTGGCGCAGTTCTATGTGGTGAAAAGCGACGACGAAGCGGTGGGCCTGGCGAATGACTCGAACTACGGCCTCGGCGGGGCGGTATTCAGCCAGGATATTGATCGTGCGAAGAAAATGGCGTCACGTATCGAAACCGGGATGGTCTATATCAACTGGCTGACCGACACCGCGGCAGAACTGCCGTTCGGTGGCGTGAAGCGTTCCGGCTATGGTCGCGAGCTGTCGGATCTCGGCATTAAAGAGTTCGTTAACCAGAAGCTGGTGGTGGTTCGCCGGTAA
- a CDS encoding Carbon starvation protein A: MDTKKLLKHVPWALLGILGAFCLAVVALRRGEHVSALWIVVASVSVYLVAYRYYSLYIAQKVMKLDPTRSTPAVINNDGLNYVPTNRYVLFGHHFAAIAGAGPLVGPVLAAQMGYLPGTLWLLAGVVLAGAVQDFMVLFISTRRNGASLGEMIKEEMGRVPGTIALFGCFLIMIIILAVLALIVVKALAESPWGVFTVCSTVPIALFMGIYMRFIRPGRVGEVSVIGIVLLVASIYFGGIIAHDPYWGPALTFKDTTITFALIGYAFISALLPVWLILAPRDYLATFLKIGVIVGLAIGIVIINPELKMPAVTQYIDGTGPLWKGALFPFLFITIACGAVSGFHALIASGTTPKLMANETDARFIGYGAMLMESFVAIMALVAASIIEPGLYFAMNTPPAGLGITMPNLHEMGGDNAALIMAQLKDASAHAAATVSSWGFVISPEQIMQTAKDIGEPSILNRAGGAPTLAVGIAHVFHKVLPWADMGFWYHFGILFEALFILTALDAGTRAGRFMLQDLLGNFVPFLKKTDSLVAGVLGTAGCVGLWGYLLYQGVVDPLGGVKSLWPLFGISNQMLAAVALVLGTVVLVKMKRTKYIWVTVVPALWLLLCTTWALGLKLFSTNPQLEGFLFMANQYKAKIAAGGGDLTAQQIANMNHIVVNNYTNAGLSILFLVVVYSIIFYGIKTWMNVRNAEGRTDKETPYVPVPEGGVKTSSHH, from the coding sequence ATGGATACGAAAAAACTACTTAAGCACGTGCCCTGGGCGCTCCTCGGGATCCTCGGCGCTTTCTGTCTGGCGGTTGTCGCATTACGCCGGGGCGAACACGTTAGCGCCCTGTGGATCGTGGTCGCGTCGGTTTCCGTCTATCTGGTAGCGTACCGCTACTACAGTCTTTACATCGCGCAGAAGGTCATGAAACTCGACCCGACGCGTTCCACTCCGGCGGTCATTAACAATGACGGCCTGAACTACGTGCCCACCAACCGCTACGTACTGTTTGGTCACCACTTTGCCGCGATTGCCGGTGCTGGTCCGCTGGTCGGCCCGGTGCTTGCCGCACAGATGGGTTATCTGCCTGGTACCCTGTGGCTGCTCGCGGGCGTAGTGCTGGCGGGTGCGGTGCAGGACTTCATGGTTCTGTTCATCTCGACCCGCCGTAACGGTGCCTCTCTGGGTGAAATGATCAAAGAAGAGATGGGCCGCGTGCCGGGTACTATTGCCCTGTTCGGCTGCTTCCTGATCATGATAATCATCCTTGCGGTGCTGGCGCTGATCGTGGTGAAAGCTCTGGCCGAAAGCCCGTGGGGTGTGTTCACCGTCTGCTCGACCGTACCGATTGCGCTGTTCATGGGTATCTACATGCGCTTTATCCGTCCGGGCCGCGTCGGTGAAGTATCGGTGATTGGTATCGTGCTATTGGTCGCTTCCATTTACTTCGGCGGCATCATTGCGCACGACCCGTACTGGGGCCCGGCGCTGACCTTCAAAGACACCACCATTACCTTCGCGTTGATTGGCTATGCGTTTATCTCCGCGCTGCTGCCGGTATGGCTGATTCTGGCCCCGCGTGACTATCTGGCGACGTTCCTGAAAATCGGTGTGATCGTCGGTCTGGCGATCGGTATCGTGATCATCAACCCGGAACTGAAAATGCCTGCCGTGACCCAGTACATTGACGGTACCGGTCCACTGTGGAAAGGCGCGCTGTTCCCGTTCCTGTTTATCACCATCGCCTGTGGCGCCGTCTCTGGCTTCCACGCCCTGATCGCTTCCGGCACCACGCCGAAGCTGATGGCGAACGAAACCGACGCCCGCTTTATCGGTTACGGCGCAATGCTGATGGAATCCTTCGTCGCCATCATGGCGCTGGTGGCAGCGTCTATCATCGAACCGGGTCTGTACTTCGCGATGAACACCCCGCCAGCGGGCCTTGGCATCACCATGCCAAACCTGCATGAGATGGGTGGCGACAACGCGGCGCTGATCATGGCGCAGCTGAAAGATGCCAGCGCTCACGCGGCGGCAACCGTCAGCTCCTGGGGCTTTGTGATTTCGCCTGAGCAGATCATGCAGACCGCGAAAGACATCGGCGAGCCGTCGATTCTGAACCGTGCGGGTGGCGCACCAACCCTGGCCGTCGGTATCGCACACGTGTTCCACAAAGTGCTGCCGTGGGCGGACATGGGCTTCTGGTACCACTTCGGTATTCTGTTCGAAGCCCTGTTCATCCTCACCGCGCTGGATGCCGGTACCCGTGCGGGCCGTTTCATGCTGCAAGATTTGCTCGGTAACTTCGTGCCGTTCCTGAAGAAAACCGACTCTCTGGTGGCAGGCGTGCTGGGCACCGCAGGCTGTGTCGGTCTGTGGGGCTACCTGCTGTATCAGGGCGTTGTTGACCCACTAGGCGGCGTGAAGAGCCTGTGGCCGCTGTTCGGTATCTCTAACCAGATGCTGGCAGCCGTGGCGCTGGTTCTGGGTACCGTGGTACTGGTGAAAATGAAACGCACCAAGTACATCTGGGTGACGGTAGTTCCTGCGCTGTGGCTGCTGCTGTGCACCACCTGGGCGCTGGGCCTGAAACTGTTCAGCACCAACCCGCAGCTGGAAGGCTTCCTGTTTATGGCTAACCAGTACAAGGCGAAAATCGCCGCGGGCGGCGGCGACCTGACCGCGCAGCAGATTGCCAACATGAACCATATCGTGGTGAACAACTACACCAACGCCGGTTTGAGTATTCTGTTCCTGGTCGTGGTGTACAGCATCATCTTCTACGGCATCAAAACCTGGATGAATGTGCGTAACGCCGAAGGCCGTACCGATAAAGAAACCCCGTACGTTCCGGTCCCGGAAGGCGGCGTGAAGACCTCTTCACATCACTAA
- a CDS encoding Penicillin G acylase precursor, with the protein MKNTNRMIVNCVVASLTLSWSIAALANTAPTEVKIVRDNYGMPHIYADDTYRLFYGYGYVVAQDRLFQMEMARRSTQGTVSEVLGKSFVSFDKDIRQNYWPESIHAQIAALPADDKAILQGYADGMNAWIDKVNAEPGKLLPAQFAEFGFKPGHWQPFDVAMVFVGTMANRFSDSTSEIDNLALLTALKDKYGAQKGMGVFNQLKWLVNPAAPTTIAAQESHYPLTFDLKNTQTAALLPRYDLPAPMLDRPAKGNDGALLALTAGQNREAIAEQFARSGANGLAGYPTTSNMWVIGKKKAQDAKAIMVNGPQFGWYAPAYTYGIGLHGAGYDVTGNTPFAYPGLVFGHNGHISWGATAGFGDDVDIFAEQISDKKPGEYLHNGQWVKMLSREETIAVKDGQPETFTVWRTVHGNVIKTDPTTHTAYAKARAWDGKEVASLLAWTHQMKAKDWSTWTDQAAKQALTINWYYADVDGNIGYVHGGAYPKRQPGHDPRLPVPGTGKWDWQGLLSFDLNPKVYNPQSGYIANWNNSPQKDYPASDLFAFLWGGADRVTEITQLIDKQPTLTHEQAWELIQKTSRQDLNLRLFLPTLQKATASLSENDPRQQLVKTLASWDGQNVMSDDGKTYQQPGSAILNAWLTSMLKRTVVAAVPAPFNTWYSASGYETTQDGPTGSLNISVGAKILFEALEGEKSAIPQEVDLFAGQSPQAVVLDALQDAWQTLSTRYGADINAWNTPAMALTFRANNFFGVPQAAAKEARHQAEYQNRGTENDMIVFSPTSGKSPVLAWDVVAPGQSGFVAPDGTPDKHYDDQLKMYETFGRKPLWLTPQEVSANQESQEILQVRR; encoded by the coding sequence ATGAAAAATACAAATCGTATGATCGTGAACTGTGTTGTGGCTTCCCTGACGCTGAGCTGGAGCATCGCTGCTCTGGCAAATACCGCCCCGACAGAGGTCAAGATCGTTCGCGATAACTACGGCATGCCGCATATTTACGCCGACGATACGTACCGTCTTTTTTACGGCTACGGCTATGTGGTGGCGCAGGATCGTTTGTTTCAGATGGAGATGGCGCGGCGCAGTACCCAGGGTACGGTGTCCGAAGTGCTGGGAAAATCCTTTGTGAGTTTTGATAAAGATATCCGCCAGAACTATTGGCCAGAGTCGATTCATGCCCAAATCGCGGCGCTGCCCGCAGATGATAAAGCGATCCTGCAGGGCTACGCCGACGGGATGAATGCCTGGATCGATAAAGTAAATGCCGAGCCCGGCAAGCTCCTGCCCGCGCAGTTTGCCGAGTTTGGTTTTAAGCCTGGACATTGGCAGCCCTTTGATGTGGCAATGGTTTTTGTTGGCACTATGGCGAACCGTTTTTCCGACAGCACCAGCGAAATCGACAACCTGGCGCTACTGACGGCGCTGAAAGATAAATACGGCGCGCAAAAAGGGATGGGGGTATTTAACCAGCTGAAATGGCTGGTGAATCCGGCAGCACCGACGACAATCGCTGCGCAGGAGAGTCATTATCCGCTGACCTTTGATCTCAAAAACACCCAAACAGCCGCGCTGCTCCCGCGCTACGATCTCCCCGCACCGATGCTCGATCGCCCGGCCAAAGGCAATGACGGCGCGCTGCTGGCGCTCACCGCCGGGCAAAACCGCGAAGCGATCGCTGAACAGTTTGCCCGCAGCGGTGCCAACGGTCTGGCCGGGTACCCGACGACCAGCAACATGTGGGTGATTGGCAAGAAAAAGGCGCAGGACGCGAAAGCCATCATGGTCAACGGCCCGCAGTTTGGCTGGTATGCCCCGGCGTATACCTACGGCATCGGGCTGCACGGCGCGGGCTATGACGTCACCGGTAATACACCGTTCGCCTATCCGGGGCTGGTGTTTGGCCACAACGGGCATATCTCATGGGGCGCGACGGCGGGGTTCGGCGACGATGTGGATATCTTTGCAGAACAAATCTCGGATAAAAAACCAGGCGAATATCTGCATAACGGCCAGTGGGTCAAAATGCTCAGTCGCGAAGAGACGATTGCCGTGAAAGACGGCCAGCCGGAGACGTTTACCGTCTGGCGAACTGTGCACGGGAACGTGATCAAAACCGATCCGACGACCCACACCGCCTATGCCAAAGCGCGCGCCTGGGATGGGAAGGAAGTCGCGTCTCTGCTGGCGTGGACGCATCAGATGAAAGCCAAAGACTGGTCGACCTGGACGGATCAGGCAGCAAAGCAGGCGCTGACAATCAACTGGTATTACGCGGATGTCGACGGCAACATCGGCTACGTTCACGGGGGTGCGTATCCGAAACGCCAGCCGGGGCACGATCCGCGTCTACCGGTGCCGGGCACCGGAAAATGGGACTGGCAGGGGCTGCTGTCGTTTGATCTGAATCCGAAAGTCTATAACCCGCAGTCGGGCTATATCGCCAACTGGAACAACTCGCCGCAGAAAGATTATCCGGCGTCGGATCTGTTCGCCTTCTTATGGGGCGGGGCGGATCGCGTCACGGAGATCACGCAGCTTATTGATAAACAGCCGACGCTGACCCACGAGCAGGCCTGGGAATTGATCCAAAAAACCAGCCGTCAGGATCTGAATTTGCGTCTGTTCCTGCCGACCCTGCAAAAAGCGACGGCGAGCTTGTCAGAGAACGATCCTCGGCAGCAACTGGTGAAAACACTGGCGAGCTGGGACGGCCAAAACGTGATGAGTGACGACGGGAAAACCTATCAGCAACCGGGTTCCGCCATTCTGAACGCCTGGCTGACCAGTATGTTGAAACGCACGGTGGTCGCTGCCGTTCCGGCACCGTTTAACACCTGGTACAGCGCCAGCGGGTATGAAACGACGCAGGACGGGCCGACCGGCTCGCTGAATATCAGCGTCGGGGCCAAGATTCTGTTCGAAGCGCTGGAGGGGGAGAAATCGGCGATCCCGCAGGAAGTCGATCTGTTTGCCGGACAGTCGCCGCAGGCGGTGGTGCTGGATGCGTTGCAGGACGCCTGGCAGACGCTCTCGACGCGCTACGGCGCGGATATCAATGCCTGGAATACACCTGCGATGGCGCTGACGTTCCGCGCAAATAACTTCTTCGGTGTCCCGCAGGCGGCAGCCAAAGAGGCGCGGCATCAGGCCGAGTATCAGAACCGCGGTACGGAAAATGACATGATCGTCTTCTCGCCGACATCCGGTAAAAGCCCGGTGCTGGCCTGGGATGTGGTCGCACCCGGTCAAAGCGGGTTTGTGGCACCGGACGGAACGCCGGATAAGCACTATGACGATCAGCTGAAAATGTACGAAACCTTTGGCCGCAAGCCGCTGTGGTTAACGCCGCAGGAGGTGAGTGCGAATCAGGAATCGCAGGAGATTTTGCAGGTTCGGCGCTAA